Proteins encoded in a region of the Pseudomonas denitrificans (nom. rej.) genome:
- the paaE gene encoding 1,2-phenylacetyl-CoA epoxidase subunit PaaE yields the protein MSKFHSLKIKEVRAETRDAVSIAFDVPADLADSFRFEHGQHLVMRTQLDGEEVRRSYSICSGVNDGELRVAIKRVPGGRFSAYANEALKVGASLEVMPPAGHFNVQLDPARRGNYLAVAAGSGITPILSIVKTTLETEPNSRVTLLYGNRSSNAAMFREQLEDLKNRYLQRLNLIFVFSREQQDVDLYNGRIDADKCGQLFSRWLDVKSLDAAFICGPQAMTETVRDQLKGNGMPAEHIHFELFAAAGSESKREARQAAAAIDSAKSQITVISDGRELSFELARNSVSVLDAGNEHGAELPYSCKAGVCSTCKCKVVSGEVEMDSNFALEDYEVAAGYVLSCQAYPISDSVVLDFDQL from the coding sequence ATGAGCAAGTTCCACAGCCTGAAAATCAAGGAAGTGCGCGCGGAAACCCGCGACGCCGTGTCCATCGCCTTCGACGTCCCGGCGGACCTGGCCGACAGCTTCCGCTTCGAGCACGGCCAGCACCTGGTCATGCGCACCCAGCTCGACGGCGAGGAAGTGCGCCGCTCCTATTCCATCTGCAGCGGCGTCAATGACGGCGAACTGCGCGTGGCGATCAAGCGCGTGCCGGGCGGGCGTTTCTCCGCCTATGCCAACGAAGCGCTGAAGGTCGGCGCCAGCCTGGAAGTCATGCCGCCGGCCGGCCATTTCAACGTCCAGCTCGACCCGGCGCGCCGCGGCAACTACCTGGCGGTCGCCGCCGGCAGCGGCATCACGCCGATCTTGTCGATCGTCAAGACCACCCTGGAAACCGAGCCGAACAGCCGCGTCACCCTGCTCTACGGCAACCGCTCCAGCAACGCCGCGATGTTCCGCGAGCAGCTCGAAGACCTGAAGAACCGCTACCTGCAGCGCCTCAACCTGATCTTCGTGTTCAGCCGCGAACAACAGGACGTGGACCTCTACAACGGCCGCATCGACGCCGACAAGTGCGGCCAGCTGTTCAGCCGCTGGCTCGACGTGAAGAGCCTGGACGCCGCCTTCATCTGCGGCCCGCAGGCGATGACCGAGACCGTGCGCGACCAGCTCAAGGGCAACGGCATGCCGGCCGAGCACATTCACTTCGAGCTGTTCGCCGCCGCCGGCAGCGAGAGCAAGCGCGAGGCCCGCCAGGCTGCCGCCGCGATCGACAGCGCGAAGAGCCAGATCACCGTGATCAGCGATGGCCGTGAGCTGTCCTTCGAGCTGGCCCGCAACAGCGTCAGCGTGCTCGATGCCGGCAACGAACACGGCGCCGAGCTGCCCTACTCCTGCAAGGCCGGCGTGTGCTCGACCTGCAAGTGCAAGGTGGTATCCGGCGAGGTGGAGATGGACAGCAACTTTGCCCTGGAGGACTACGAAGTGGCGGCCGGCTACGTGCTGAGCTGCCAGGCGTACCCGATCAGCGACAGCGTGGTGCTGGATTTCGACCAGCTCTGA
- the paaK gene encoding phenylacetate--CoA ligase PaaK, which yields MNMYHDAERALLDPMETASVDELRQHQLERLRWSLKHAHDNVPLYQKRFAEAGVHPDDLTSLDDLARFPFTGKNDLRDNYPYGMFAVPQNEIVRLHASSGTTGKPTVVGYTQNDIDTWANVVARSIRAAGGRKGDKVHVSYGYGLFTGGLGAHYGAERLGCTVIPMSGGQTEKQVQLIRDFQPDIIMVTPSYMLNIADEIERQGVAPHSLKLRLGIFGAEPWTAELRRAVEERMGITALDIYGLSEIMGPGVAMECAETKDGPTVWEDHFYPEIIDPATGAVLPDGEYGELVFTSLSKEALPMIRYRTRDLTRLLPGTARPMRRIDKITGRSDDMLIIRGVNVFPTQVEEQVLKIKQLAECYEIHLHRNGNLDCIDIHVELRHDLQGLSADEQKAIGSELGKQIKTHIGVSARVLVQPSHSLKRSEGKACHVYDNRPKG from the coding sequence ATGAACATGTACCATGATGCCGAACGTGCCCTGCTTGACCCGATGGAAACCGCCAGTGTCGACGAGCTGCGCCAGCACCAGCTGGAGCGCCTGCGCTGGAGCCTCAAGCATGCCCACGACAACGTCCCGCTGTACCAGAAGCGCTTCGCCGAAGCCGGTGTACACCCGGACGATCTGACCTCCCTCGACGATCTCGCCAGGTTCCCCTTCACCGGCAAGAACGACCTGCGCGACAACTACCCCTACGGCATGTTCGCCGTGCCGCAGAACGAGATCGTGCGCCTGCACGCCTCCAGCGGCACCACCGGCAAACCCACCGTGGTCGGCTACACGCAGAACGACATCGACACCTGGGCCAACGTGGTCGCCCGCTCCATCCGCGCTGCCGGCGGCCGCAAGGGGGACAAGGTGCATGTGTCCTACGGCTACGGCCTGTTCACCGGCGGCCTGGGCGCGCACTACGGCGCCGAACGCCTGGGCTGTACCGTGATCCCGATGTCCGGCGGCCAGACCGAGAAGCAGGTCCAGCTGATCCGCGACTTCCAGCCGGACATCATCATGGTCACCCCGTCCTACATGCTCAATATCGCCGACGAGATCGAGCGCCAGGGCGTCGCCCCGCACAGCCTCAAGCTGCGCCTGGGCATCTTTGGTGCCGAACCCTGGACCGCCGAACTGCGCCGCGCCGTCGAGGAACGCATGGGCATCACCGCCCTGGACATCTACGGCCTCTCGGAAATCATGGGCCCGGGCGTGGCCATGGAGTGCGCCGAGACCAAGGACGGCCCGACCGTCTGGGAAGACCACTTCTACCCCGAGATCATCGACCCGGCGACCGGCGCCGTGCTGCCCGACGGCGAATACGGCGAGCTGGTGTTCACCTCGCTGTCCAAGGAAGCGCTGCCGATGATCCGCTACCGCACCCGCGACCTGACCCGCCTGCTGCCGGGCACCGCGCGGCCGATGCGACGCATCGACAAGATCACCGGGCGCAGCGACGACATGCTGATCATCCGTGGCGTCAACGTCTTCCCGACCCAGGTCGAGGAACAGGTCCTGAAGATCAAGCAGCTCGCCGAGTGCTACGAGATCCACCTGCACCGCAACGGCAACCTCGACTGCATCGATATCCACGTCGAGTTGCGCCACGACCTGCAGGGCCTGTCGGCAGACGAGCAGAAAGCCATCGGCAGCGAGCTGGGCAAGCAGATCAAGACCCACATCGGCGTCAGCGCCCGCGTACTGGTGCAGCCTTCGCATAGCCTCAAGCGCTCGGAAGGCAAGGCCTGCCACGTGTATGACAATCGGCCCAAGGGCTGA
- the paaD gene encoding 1,2-phenylacetyl-CoA epoxidase subunit PaaD gives MRPGELITSDRGARAGSADDLCHAWNVLGAVMDPEVPVVSVVELGIVRGLDWQDGHLHVVVTPTYSGCPATEVIEQDIQHALEHAGFAAPQLERRLNPAWTTDWISDSGREALRAYGIAPPAGSTSKRSLLGESPEVCCPQCGSAHTELLSEFGSTACKALYRCVDCREPFDYFKCI, from the coding sequence ATGCGACCTGGTGAGCTGATTACCAGCGACCGCGGCGCGCGCGCAGGCTCCGCTGACGACCTCTGCCATGCCTGGAACGTGCTCGGCGCGGTGATGGACCCGGAAGTGCCGGTGGTCAGCGTGGTCGAGCTGGGCATTGTGCGCGGGCTCGACTGGCAGGACGGGCATCTGCACGTAGTGGTCACCCCGACCTACTCCGGCTGCCCGGCCACCGAGGTCATCGAGCAGGACATCCAGCACGCCCTGGAACACGCCGGCTTCGCCGCGCCTCAACTGGAGCGCCGGCTGAACCCGGCCTGGACCACCGACTGGATCAGCGACAGCGGCCGCGAAGCGCTGCGCGCCTACGGCATCGCCCCGCCGGCCGGCAGCACCAGCAAGCGCAGCCTGCTCGGGGAAAGCCCGGAAGTCTGCTGCCCGCAGTGCGGCAGCGCGCACACCGAGCTGCTCAGCGAGTTCGGTTCGACCGCCTGCAAGGCGCTGTACCGCTGCGTCGACTGCCGCGAACCGTTCGACTACTTCAAGTGCATCTGA
- the paaB gene encoding 1,2-phenylacetyl-CoA epoxidase subunit PaaB — MSEWTLFEVFVRSKHGLNHKHVGSVHAADAAMAIENARELYTRRNEGVSLWVVPSALITASSPDEKDPLFDPSQDKVYRHASFYELPPEVGHM, encoded by the coding sequence ATGAGTGAGTGGACCCTTTTTGAAGTTTTTGTACGCAGCAAGCACGGCCTGAACCACAAGCACGTTGGCAGCGTCCACGCCGCCGACGCCGCCATGGCCATCGAGAACGCCCGCGAGCTCTACACCCGCCGCAACGAAGGCGTCAGCCTGTGGGTCGTGCCCTCCGCGCTGATCACCGCCTCCTCCCCCGACGAGAAGGACCCGCTGTTCGACCCGTCGCAGGACAAGGTGTACCGCCACGCCAGCTTCTACGAGCTGCCGCCCGAAGTCGGCCACATGTGA
- the paaZ gene encoding phenylacetic acid degradation bifunctional protein PaaZ, with protein sequence MAQEPILQSFIGGRWVGQHGAQALRSALNGQTVARTHEETLDFGQAVAHAREQGLKELMSMDFQQRAQRLKALALYLTERKEQLYEISRHSGATRADSWIDIEGGAGTLFAYAGVGGRELPSGNVVHEGPAIPLGKTGKFAGSHILVPRGGIAVHINAFNFPIWGMLEKFAPSFLAGMPCIVKPATATSYITEAAVRVMHESGLLPAGSLQLIIGGTGDLLDRLQGQDVVTFTGSADTAAKLRVNPNLIRNSVPFNAEADSLNCAILAPDVTPDDEEFDLFVKEVAREMTAKAGQKCTAIRRAIVPARHIDAVAERLRERLAKVVVGDPSVEGVKMGALASHAQQSDVAERVEALLKSSELVFGAKDGFAPRGDGVSEGAFFAPTLLRSRDPHAEGGAHDIEAFGPVSTLMAYDDIDEAIALAARGKGSLVASLITRDPQVAAKVVPAMGALHGRLHILDRESAAESTGHGSPLPVLKHGGPGRAGGGEELGGLRAVKHYLQRTAVQGSPTMLMAVTGEYVRGAKVYETEVHPFRRYFDDLKIGESLLTHRRTVTEADLVNFGCLSGDHFYMHFDELAAKDSQFGKRIAHGYFVLSAAAGLFVSPGVGPVLANYGLDTLRFINPVGIGDTIQARLTCKRKIDQGKKSPKGEPQGVVAWDVEVTNQLGELVASYDILTLVLKRA encoded by the coding sequence ATGGCCCAAGAGCCAATCCTGCAAAGTTTCATCGGCGGCCGCTGGGTCGGCCAGCATGGCGCCCAGGCGCTGCGTAGCGCGCTCAACGGCCAGACCGTCGCGCGCACCCACGAAGAGACGCTGGACTTCGGGCAAGCCGTCGCCCACGCCCGCGAGCAGGGCCTGAAAGAACTGATGTCCATGGACTTCCAGCAGCGCGCCCAGCGCCTGAAGGCCCTGGCGCTGTACCTGACCGAGCGCAAGGAACAGCTCTACGAGATTTCCCGCCACAGCGGCGCCACCCGCGCCGACAGCTGGATCGACATCGAAGGCGGCGCCGGCACCCTGTTCGCCTACGCGGGCGTCGGCGGTCGCGAGCTACCCTCGGGCAACGTCGTCCATGAAGGCCCGGCGATCCCGCTGGGCAAGACCGGCAAGTTCGCCGGCAGCCACATCCTGGTGCCGCGCGGCGGCATCGCCGTGCACATCAACGCCTTCAACTTCCCCATCTGGGGGATGCTGGAAAAGTTCGCGCCGAGCTTCCTCGCCGGCATGCCGTGCATCGTCAAGCCGGCCACCGCCACCAGCTACATCACCGAGGCCGCCGTGCGCGTGATGCATGAGTCCGGCCTGCTGCCGGCCGGCAGCCTGCAGCTGATCATCGGCGGCACCGGCGACCTACTGGACCGCTTGCAGGGCCAGGACGTGGTGACTTTCACCGGCTCCGCCGACACCGCCGCCAAGCTGCGCGTGAACCCCAACCTGATCCGCAATTCGGTGCCGTTCAATGCAGAGGCCGACTCGCTGAACTGCGCCATCCTCGCCCCGGACGTCACCCCGGACGACGAAGAGTTCGACCTCTTCGTCAAGGAAGTGGCCCGCGAGATGACCGCCAAGGCCGGGCAGAAATGCACCGCCATCCGCCGCGCCATCGTTCCCGCCAGGCACATCGACGCCGTTGCCGAGCGCCTGCGTGAGCGCCTGGCCAAGGTCGTGGTCGGTGACCCGTCGGTGGAAGGCGTGAAGATGGGCGCCCTGGCCTCCCACGCCCAGCAGTCCGACGTTGCCGAGCGCGTCGAAGCACTGCTGAAGTCCAGCGAGCTGGTCTTCGGCGCAAAAGATGGCTTCGCCCCGCGCGGCGACGGCGTCAGCGAAGGCGCATTCTTCGCCCCGACCCTGCTGCGCAGCCGTGACCCGCACGCCGAAGGCGGCGCCCACGACATCGAGGCCTTCGGCCCGGTGAGCACCCTGATGGCCTACGACGACATCGACGAAGCCATCGCCCTTGCCGCCCGCGGCAAGGGCAGCCTGGTGGCGAGCCTGATCACCCGTGATCCGCAGGTAGCGGCGAAAGTCGTTCCGGCCATGGGCGCACTGCACGGCCGCCTGCACATCCTCGACCGCGAGTCCGCCGCCGAATCCACCGGGCACGGCTCGCCGCTGCCGGTGCTCAAGCACGGCGGCCCGGGTCGTGCCGGTGGCGGTGAAGAACTGGGCGGCCTGCGCGCGGTGAAGCACTACTTGCAGCGCACTGCCGTTCAGGGCTCGCCGACCATGCTGATGGCCGTCACCGGCGAATACGTGCGTGGCGCCAAGGTCTACGAGACCGAAGTGCACCCGTTCCGCCGCTACTTCGACGATCTGAAGATCGGCGAGTCGCTGCTGACCCACCGCCGCACCGTCACCGAGGCCGACCTGGTCAACTTCGGCTGCCTGTCCGGCGACCACTTCTACATGCACTTCGACGAACTGGCAGCGAAGGATTCGCAGTTCGGCAAGCGCATCGCCCACGGCTACTTCGTGCTCTCGGCGGCGGCCGGCCTGTTCGTCTCCCCCGGCGTCGGTCCGGTGCTGGCCAACTACGGCCTGGACACCCTGCGCTTCATCAACCCGGTGGGCATCGGCGACACCATCCAGGCCCGCCTGACCTGCAAGCGCAAGATCGACCAGGGCAAGAAGAGCCCCAAGGGCGAGCCGCAGGGCGTGGTGGCCTGGGACGTGGAAGTCACCAACCAGCTCGGCGAACTGGTGGCCAGCTACGACATCCTCACCCTGGTGCTCAAGCGCGCGTGA
- a CDS encoding aspartate aminotransferase family protein: protein MSEPTLLQRRHQVMGDASPLFYDEPLELVKGDGVWLIDAAGKRYLDCYNNVPCVGHCHPRVVAAMAEQAAMLNIHTRYLNERVVRYAESLTATFAEPLDSLMFTCTGSEANELALRIARFTTGNKGVIVSDYNYHGNTTSLAAVTTALPSSEPFSAHARAVPIPCLYHADGTPEQIAERYVAKVAEAIAELQTAGVGLAAMLIDTLFANEGIPRLPAGYLERVAKLVRDAGGLLITDEVQSGFARTGDHMWGHQSHPLVPDIVTLGKPMGNGFPLAGVVTTRERVETFGRSNMYFNTFGGSPVAAAVGQAVLDVITEQDLQGNARRQGAKLSAELHRLAERHSIIGDVRGQGLFFAVELVRDRASREPAGLEARRIVNRMRQRGVLISKIGGDDNILKIRPPLVFEAEHGELFIDTLDQVLSEL from the coding sequence ATGTCTGAACCCACCCTGCTGCAACGCCGCCACCAGGTCATGGGCGATGCCTCGCCGCTGTTCTACGACGAGCCGCTGGAGCTGGTGAAAGGCGACGGCGTCTGGCTCATCGACGCCGCCGGCAAGCGCTACCTGGACTGCTACAACAACGTGCCCTGCGTCGGCCATTGCCACCCCAGGGTGGTGGCGGCCATGGCCGAACAGGCGGCGATGCTGAACATCCACACCCGTTACCTCAACGAGCGCGTGGTGCGCTACGCCGAGAGCCTCACCGCGACCTTCGCAGAGCCCCTCGACAGCCTGATGTTCACCTGCACCGGCAGCGAGGCCAACGAGCTGGCCCTGCGCATCGCGCGCTTCACCACCGGCAACAAGGGCGTGATCGTCAGCGACTACAACTACCACGGCAACACCACCAGCCTGGCGGCAGTGACTACCGCGCTGCCCAGCTCCGAGCCGTTCTCCGCCCACGCGCGGGCCGTGCCGATCCCCTGCCTCTACCATGCCGACGGCACGCCCGAGCAAATCGCCGAGCGTTACGTGGCCAAGGTCGCCGAAGCCATCGCCGAGCTGCAGACGGCCGGCGTCGGCCTGGCGGCCATGCTGATCGACACCCTGTTCGCCAACGAAGGCATCCCCCGTCTCCCGGCCGGCTACCTGGAGCGCGTGGCGAAGCTGGTGCGCGATGCCGGCGGCCTGCTGATCACCGACGAGGTGCAATCGGGCTTCGCCCGCACTGGCGACCACATGTGGGGCCACCAGTCGCACCCGCTGGTGCCAGACATCGTCACCCTCGGCAAACCCATGGGCAACGGCTTCCCCCTGGCGGGTGTGGTAACCACCCGCGAGCGCGTGGAGACCTTCGGCCGCAGCAACATGTACTTCAACACCTTCGGCGGCTCGCCGGTGGCCGCGGCCGTCGGCCAGGCTGTGCTCGACGTGATCACCGAGCAGGACCTGCAAGGCAACGCCCGGCGCCAGGGTGCCAAGCTCAGCGCCGAGCTGCACCGCCTCGCCGAGCGCCACTCGATCATCGGTGACGTTCGCGGCCAGGGCCTGTTCTTCGCCGTGGAACTGGTGCGCGACCGCGCCAGCCGCGAGCCGGCCGGGCTCGAAGCGCGGCGCATCGTCAACCGCATGCGCCAGCGCGGCGTACTGATCAGCAAGATCGGCGGCGACGACAACATCCTCAAGATCCGCCCGCCACTGGTGTTCGAGGCCGAGCACGGCGAGCTGTTCATCGACACCCTGGACCAGGTCCTGAGCGAACTCTGA
- the paaC gene encoding 1,2-phenylacetyl-CoA epoxidase subunit PaaC → MNPNSDKIEYLLRLADSALIQGQRLCEWCGHAPALEEELALMNVGLDLVGQARNWYEYAVELLDDGRDADTLAFRRDERAFRNLLLVEQPNGDFAVTITKQFLYDAWHFHVLHALSASSDERIAAIAAKGLKEVTYHLRRSGEWMQRLGDGTEQSHTRMLAAIPQVWRFTVELCNADEIEQRLFAEGVAPNPEELAAAWKAKVADIFAAATLPLPEPAVNFYLSGRRGVHTEHLGILLAEMQFLQRAYPDATW, encoded by the coding sequence ATGAATCCGAATTCCGACAAGATCGAATACCTGCTTCGCCTCGCCGACAGCGCCCTGATCCAGGGCCAGCGCCTGTGCGAATGGTGCGGCCACGCCCCGGCGCTGGAAGAAGAACTGGCACTGATGAACGTCGGCCTCGACCTCGTGGGCCAGGCGCGCAACTGGTACGAGTACGCCGTGGAACTGCTGGACGACGGCCGCGACGCCGACACCCTGGCCTTCCGCCGCGACGAGCGCGCCTTCCGCAACCTGCTGCTGGTGGAGCAGCCCAACGGCGACTTCGCCGTGACCATCACCAAACAGTTCCTCTATGACGCCTGGCACTTCCACGTGCTGCACGCCCTGAGCGCCTCCAGCGACGAGCGCATCGCCGCCATCGCCGCCAAGGGTCTGAAGGAAGTCACCTATCACCTGCGCCGCTCCGGCGAGTGGATGCAGCGTCTGGGCGACGGCACCGAGCAGAGCCATACGCGCATGCTCGCGGCGATCCCGCAGGTGTGGCGCTTTACCGTCGAGCTGTGCAATGCCGACGAAATCGAGCAGCGCCTGTTCGCCGAAGGCGTAGCGCCGAACCCGGAAGAACTCGCCGCCGCGTGGAAGGCCAAGGTCGCCGACATCTTCGCCGCCGCCACCCTGCCGCTGCCGGAACCTGCGGTGAACTTCTACCTCAGCGGTCGTCGCGGTGTGCACACCGAGCACCTTGGCATCCTCCTGGCCGAGATGCAGTTCCTCCAGCGGGCCTACCCCGATGCGACCTGGTGA
- a CDS encoding amino acid permease: MLKQGVLRWPQIAGLGISLVIAGQFSGWNYGLASSGWANMLVATLLMAVLCGGLALCVCELSTARPHAGGVFAYAQLAFGPFVGYLVGAACALALTIGTGAAANFLAAYMESVFGFGGWPVRIGLFAVIIGIHIVGVGEALGLTLLAGAVAAIALLAFGGAMLPHVHWENLLATSGSPLPNASSALPGVSVAGVFACVPFAIWMFICLEQVASAAEEAAEPGRSMPRGIIAAVATLLLTALTVVISAPGAAGVEVVGNAGDPLYAAMTHGGLYGERDWLPLLVGSGAVCGLLATFFSVVFSASRQLFALARDGFFPAALARTNRRGSPYVALLVLTVIGLPLTLVPPEKLLLCIVLLLGSCHLVLFAAYLRLHRTQPGLVRPFRLRGGPLVASVGMLLTLVVIAACFQLEVAMLSALAPVVAALILNYLLRAASRAGKPLENAENV; this comes from the coding sequence ATGCTCAAACAAGGCGTACTCCGCTGGCCCCAGATCGCCGGGCTCGGCATTTCACTGGTCATCGCCGGGCAGTTCTCCGGCTGGAACTACGGCCTGGCCAGCAGCGGCTGGGCCAACATGCTCGTCGCCACCCTGCTGATGGCCGTGCTCTGCGGCGGCCTGGCGCTGTGCGTGTGCGAACTGTCCACCGCGCGGCCCCATGCCGGCGGCGTGTTCGCCTACGCGCAGCTGGCCTTCGGGCCTTTCGTCGGCTACCTGGTTGGCGCGGCCTGTGCGCTGGCGCTGACCATCGGCACCGGCGCGGCCGCCAACTTCCTCGCCGCCTACATGGAGTCGGTGTTCGGCTTCGGCGGCTGGCCGGTGCGCATCGGCCTGTTCGCGGTAATCATCGGCATTCACATCGTCGGCGTCGGCGAGGCCCTCGGGCTGACCCTGCTGGCCGGCGCCGTGGCGGCCATCGCGCTGCTGGCCTTCGGCGGCGCCATGCTGCCCCACGTGCACTGGGAAAACCTGCTGGCCACTAGCGGCAGCCCGCTGCCCAACGCCAGCAGCGCACTGCCGGGCGTGAGCGTCGCTGGCGTTTTCGCCTGCGTGCCCTTCGCCATCTGGATGTTCATCTGCCTGGAGCAGGTCGCCTCCGCCGCCGAGGAAGCCGCCGAGCCGGGCCGCAGCATGCCGCGCGGGATCATCGCCGCCGTCGCTACCCTGCTGCTGACCGCCCTGACCGTGGTGATCAGCGCGCCGGGCGCAGCCGGTGTGGAAGTGGTCGGCAATGCGGGCGACCCGCTGTACGCCGCCATGACCCACGGCGGGCTCTACGGCGAGCGTGACTGGCTGCCGCTGCTGGTCGGTTCCGGTGCCGTGTGCGGCCTGCTGGCGACCTTCTTCTCGGTGGTGTTCTCCGCCTCCCGCCAGCTGTTCGCCCTGGCCCGTGACGGTTTCTTCCCCGCCGCCCTGGCCCGCACCAACCGCCGTGGTTCGCCTTACGTCGCCCTGCTGGTGCTGACCGTGATCGGCCTGCCGCTGACCCTGGTGCCGCCGGAAAAACTCCTGCTGTGCATCGTCCTGCTGCTGGGTAGCTGCCACCTGGTGCTGTTCGCCGCCTACCTGCGCCTGCACCGCACCCAGCCTGGCCTGGTGCGCCCGTTCCGCCTGCGCGGCGGCCCGCTCGTGGCCAGCGTCGGCATGCTGCTGACGCTGGTGGTGATCGCCGCCTGCTTCCAGCTCGAAGTGGCGATGCTCAGCGCCCTGGCCCCGGTGGTCGCCGCCCTCATCCTCAACTACCTGCTGCGCGCCGCATCCCGCGCCGGCAAGCCCCTGGAGAATGCCGAGAATGTCTGA
- the paaA gene encoding 1,2-phenylacetyl-CoA epoxidase subunit PaaA, translating into MYAQLVETGVKRIKALEEMSPEERAFQEKIDAEVKIEAKNWMPDAYRQTLIRQISQHAHSEIVGMLPEGNWVTRAPTLKRKLQLMAKIQDEAGHGLYLYSAMETLGADRDAEIAKLHSGKAKYSSIFNYPTLNWADMGAVGWLVDGAAIVNQVVLQRTSYGPYSRAMIRICKEESFHQRQGYEILLTMMRHGNQAQKDMVQDAINRLWWPALMMFGPSDADSPNSAQSMAWKIKRQSNDELRQRFVDQTVPQLELLGCTAPDPDLKWNEERGHYDFGDIQWEEFYEVLKGNGPCNTERVATRRKAIEDGAWVREAAVAYARKQQQKKDAA; encoded by the coding sequence ATGTACGCACAACTGGTTGAGACCGGCGTGAAGCGCATCAAGGCGCTGGAGGAGATGTCCCCCGAGGAACGCGCCTTCCAGGAAAAGATCGATGCCGAGGTAAAGATCGAGGCGAAGAACTGGATGCCCGACGCCTACCGCCAGACGCTGATCCGACAGATTTCCCAGCACGCCCACTCCGAGATCGTCGGCATGCTGCCCGAGGGCAACTGGGTGACCCGCGCGCCAACCTTGAAGCGCAAGCTGCAACTGATGGCGAAGATCCAGGACGAAGCCGGCCACGGCCTCTACCTCTACAGCGCCATGGAAACCCTGGGCGCCGACCGCGACGCGGAGATCGCCAAGCTGCATTCGGGCAAGGCCAAGTACTCGAGCATCTTCAACTACCCGACGCTGAACTGGGCCGACATGGGCGCAGTGGGCTGGCTGGTGGACGGCGCCGCCATCGTCAACCAGGTGGTGCTCCAGCGCACCTCCTACGGCCCCTACTCCCGCGCCATGATCCGCATCTGCAAGGAAGAGAGCTTCCACCAGCGCCAGGGCTACGAAATCCTCCTGACCATGATGCGCCACGGCAACCAGGCGCAGAAGGACATGGTCCAGGACGCCATCAACCGCCTCTGGTGGCCCGCCCTGATGATGTTCGGCCCGAGCGACGCCGACTCCCCCAACAGCGCCCAGTCCATGGCCTGGAAGATCAAGCGGCAGAGCAACGACGAGCTGCGCCAGCGCTTCGTCGACCAGACCGTGCCGCAGCTGGAACTGCTCGGCTGCACCGCTCCGGACCCGGACCTGAAATGGAACGAGGAGCGCGGCCACTACGACTTCGGCGACATCCAGTGGGAAGAATTCTACGAAGTGCTCAAGGGCAACGGCCCGTGCAACACCGAGCGCGTCGCCACCCGCCGCAAGGCCATCGAAGACGGCGCCTGGGTCCGCGAAGCCGCGGTCGCCTACGCCCGCAAACAACAACAGAAGAAAGACGCAGCCTAA
- a CDS encoding DUF1428 domain-containing protein: MNYVDGFLVPVPSAKRERYIEVARKAAAMFREYGALGVVECWGNDVPEGKVTSFPMAVKLKEDETVVFSWITWPSKEVRDAGMKQFMEDPRMKTEFSDMPFDGQRMIFGGFDVIVQA, encoded by the coding sequence ATGAACTATGTCGATGGCTTCCTCGTACCGGTGCCCTCCGCCAAGCGCGAGCGCTATATAGAGGTGGCGCGCAAGGCGGCGGCGATGTTCCGGGAGTACGGCGCGCTCGGCGTCGTGGAGTGCTGGGGCAACGACGTGCCCGAGGGCAAGGTGACCTCCTTCCCCATGGCGGTGAAGCTCAAGGAGGACGAAACCGTGGTGTTCTCCTGGATCACCTGGCCGAGCAAGGAGGTGCGCGATGCAGGCATGAAGCAGTTCATGGAAGACCCGCGCATGAAGACCGAATTCAGCGACATGCCCTTCGACGGGCAACGCATGATCTTCGGCGGCTTCGACGTCATCGTTCAAGCCTGA